A single Gemmatimonadota bacterium DNA region contains:
- a CDS encoding aldo/keto reductase, with translation MEYRELGKTGLKVSVLSYGASGLGSIYGTPDEARGIKAVHTAIDCGINLIDTSPLYGGTKSERALGKALKEIPRDKYYLATKVGRYAGGVSDFSAGRIVESMDESLMRLGLDYVDIFQCHDIDFVSLDQIVEEALPTLRRLQEQGKTRFVGITGFPLKVYRSVLDRTDVDMVLSFCHYMLHDTSFEMLVPYLREKGVGMINASPLGMGLFTERGPAPGHPATEKIKRVCAKAVAFCKQKGENISKLAMQFGLANPDFATTLVGTTRPEHLKENIEWLESPIDEALLAEVLEILKPIQNTTWVRGLPENN, from the coding sequence CGCCCGATGAAGCTCGGGGAATTAAAGCTGTACACACAGCAATTGACTGTGGGATCAATTTGATTGATACCTCGCCGCTTTACGGTGGAACAAAATCGGAGCGCGCGCTGGGGAAGGCTTTGAAGGAGATTCCGCGAGACAAATATTATCTGGCAACCAAAGTTGGGCGTTATGCAGGTGGGGTGTCCGATTTTTCAGCAGGACGAATTGTGGAAAGTATGGATGAAAGTCTTATGCGACTGGGGTTGGATTATGTGGATATTTTCCAGTGTCACGATATCGATTTTGTCTCGCTGGATCAGATCGTAGAAGAAGCACTTCCTACTTTGCGGCGGTTGCAGGAACAGGGGAAAACCAGGTTTGTGGGCATCACCGGATTTCCGTTAAAAGTCTATCGATCTGTGCTCGATCGGACGGATGTGGATATGGTGCTGTCGTTTTGCCACTATATGCTACATGATACGTCCTTTGAAATGCTGGTGCCTTATTTAAGGGAAAAGGGCGTGGGGATGATCAATGCTTCACCTTTGGGTATGGGGCTGTTCACTGAACGAGGACCAGCGCCAGGTCACCCCGCCACTGAAAAGATCAAGCGGGTTTGTGCAAAGGCTGTGGCGTTTTGCAAGCAGAAAGGCGAGAACATTTCTAAGCTGGCTATGCAATTTGGATTGGCCAATCCAGATTTTGCAACGACGCTGGTCGGTACAACGCGGCCTGAACATTTGAAAGAGAATATCGAGTGGTTAGAATCGCCGATTGATGAAGCATTACTTGCTGAGGTACTTGAGATCCTCAAGCCGATACAGAACACAACCTGGGTGCGTGGACTACCCGAGAACAATTGA